The nucleotide window GTCGTAGGCGAAATCGCGGCCCGCGCCATCGGTGGCCAGGATGCGGCCATTGAACGTGGTCAGCGTGTACTCCGGACCCAGGCCGCGCACACTGACCTTCTGGCCTTCACCGCCGGCGGTACGCGAGATGGAGACGCCGGTGATGTGGCTCAACGAGTCGGCCACGTTGTCGTCGGGGAACTTGCCCAGTTCCAATGCACTGATCGAGTCCTGCACGGTGCCGGCATCGCGCTTGAGTTCGATGGCGCGCGCCAGGCTGCCGCGCACGCCGGTGACGACCACGGTATCCAACGTGGAAGGTTCGCCCTGGTCCTGCCCGGCCGGCGCCTGGGCCGCGGGATCGGCCTCCGCCTGCTGGGCCGCCGCGCCGACCGGCGCTGCGAGGGCCAGGGCAACGCTACAAAAGAGCAAGTTCCGGTGCAGCCGCGCGGTCTTCATGGGTCTCTCCTCAGAAGGTGGCAGTTATGTTACGCAACCAAACGAAACCGAGCCTATAGCATGTTTCGTTTTGTATCAATAGCGAAATTTAACGAAATAATCCATACTGTCCGCGCTACAAGGAGGTCCCATGTCCGTTACCCGTGATACCAGCCAACGCCGCCTGCAGATCAGCGAGCTCGTGCGACAGCACGGCAGCGTCCAGGTGGCCTCGCTCGCCCGCCGTTTCGGAGTGAGCATGCAGACGGTCAGGAAGGACCTGCGTTACCTGGCCGAGCGCGGCGTGATGGCCCGGGCGTATGGCGGGGCGATCGACAGCAGCGTCGTCGGCACTGGCCCGGCCACCGAGCCGCACTACGAAGCCAAGCGCACGTCCCACCTGGATGAGAAGCGCCGCATCGGGCAGCGCGCGGCCGCGCTGGTCAAGGCGGGCGACACCATCGCCATCGATTCGGGCACCACGGCGATCCAACTGGCCGAATCGCTGCCGAACATCGACGTGACCGTGGTGACCAACGACTTCGGCGTACTCGGCGCGCTGGCCCCGAAGAACAACATCAACATCGTCATGCTGGGCGGCGAACTGCGCCGCAAGAACATGGCGTTTTACGGCGGCCTGACGGTGGAGGCGCTGGATGCCCTGCACGTGGACATGCTGTTCCTGGGCGTGGACGGCTTCGACCTGGAGCGCGGCATCACCACGCACTACGAGCCGGAGGCGATGCTCAACCGCAAGATGGTCGAGGCCGCACGCGTCGTGGTGGCGATCACCGACAGCTCCAAGTTCGGCAAGATCTGCCTGCACCGCATCATCCCCATCGCCGAGCTCAACATGCTGATCACGGACCGCAGCGCGCCCGAGGACATCGTCCAAGCGAGCGAGCACCTGGGCTTCGAGCTGATCCTCGCCTAGTCCGGGCTCGCGGTCCGGAACACGCGCACCGCGTTGCGGTAATACACCTTGTCGATCACCTCGCGTGGCAGTGCCAGGCCGGGAACATCGGCATCCAGCGTGTCCACGCGCTGTCTCTCGCCCGTGGCCAGGTAGCGCCAATCGGCCGTCCAGACCGCATGCGCCGACGCCCGGAACTCGGCGGGGTCGGTATCCGGATTGACGGTCAGGTCGGTGCCGTAGAGCAGCCGGTCCTGGTAGCGGATGAAGAATGAGCGCACCTTCTCGCGGTCGCGCAACGATTGGTACTGCACCTGGCTCATCCGCGCGGCGAGGTCGACGGTGGCGGCCGGGAAACGATCCAGGAACGCAGCAAGACGGTCCACGTCGTACTCGAGGCTGCCCATGTGCGCACCGACAAAGCGCAGCCGCGGGTGCGCCGCCAGGAAGCGGTCCCGGGCCGCGATCTGGTCGTCGTAGCTGGGCTGCTCTGGATGCAGGTACATGTGGTACTGCGGATGGTTCCGGAAGTACTCGCGATCGTTGTCGGTGGTCATCCGCTCCAGCGGCAGCCAGCAGTTGTGCGGCTCGCCCTGGTGACCGATCAGCACCAGCCCCAGCGACCGCACCTGCTCGGCGACCGGCGACAGGCCCGGGTGATCGAGCATGATCAAGCGACCCTCGGCGTCCTTCTCGATCATGCCGACGTTCTTCCATATCTTCACCGCGCGCGCACCTTCAGCTTTCGCCCCGGCCAGGCCGGCGTTGACGCGATCGGCCCAGCCCGGCGTGCCGAATCCGTCCATCGAGAACGTCGTTGCCCAGTGCAGTCTCGCCGGATCGGCCTTGGCCAGCGCGATGGCCGCCGCACGCTGGTCGGCGATGCTCGGGAAATCCGGATAGTCCACGTTGATGGACATCAGTTCGAAGCCGTCTTCACGCGCCTGCTGCAGGAACGCCGGATGGTCGACGTTGGCATGCACGTGCGCATCGAACTTGGGGACGCGCCTGAAATCGTCCATCCCATAAGCGTTCGACGCCGACATCGAGTGCGCCACCCCGGCACCCGTCCAGCCCACCAACGCCGCCAGGACCACCCCCCGCCATGCCTTGCCCATCACGCCACCTGCACCGTAACGAAACCTGAAACGAAACATATCGCAACAAAACTGTTGCATCAACTGTCCGACCTCGCGCACAATCGGTCGCACCTCAACCGGAAAGCCGTCCATGCCCCCTCTTGGTCGCCGCGCCGTCTTGAAGCTTGCCGTCGGCAGCACCGCCCTGGCCGCCCTGCCCTGGATGCCCGGCCGCGCCCTGGCGGTCGGCGGCACCGCCATGACGGCCCAGGATGCCCTGCTTTCGCTGCAGTTCGACCGCGCGCTGCGCACGCGCGTCGCCTACAAGGGCAAGGCCCTGACCCCGTTCCAGGCCAGCGAGGTGCTGCTGCTGGAGGACGGCGGCGCCATCGATACCTTCGCCTTCAGCAGCGAAGACCGGCAGCCCGTGACCGACGCGCGCCACGGCGCCGGCCTGCGCCATGTCTTTACCGGCGTGTCGGAACAGGGCATCGAGAAGCAGGTGGCGGTGACGTTCTTCGAACATTCGCCCGGGCTCGCGCTGATCCAGGTGCGTTACCGCAACGCCGGCACGCAGCCGGTCGGGGTGGCGGGCTGGCGCTCGGCCGCCCACGAACTGGGCGACGCCCCGGGCGGCTTCTGGAGTTTCTCCGGCACCACGCACGAGGACCGCCGCGACTGGGTACAGCCACTCGGCGACGACTTCGACCAGCGCAATACGCTGGGCATGGATGCGTCGGATTACGGCGGCGGGACGCCGGTCGCCAACATCTGGCGTCGCGATGTCGGCCTGGCCGTGGGCCACGTCGAAGCGGTGCCTCGCCAGCTAGACCTGCCGGTACGCAAAACCGCCAAGGGCGCCAGCATCGCCGTGGAAGGCAGGCAGGCCATCACGCTCGCGCCCGGACAGGCGCTGGCCACCGAGCGTACGTTCCTGTGCGCCCATACCGGCGACCACTTCGCGCCGCTGGTGCTGTATCGCGACTTCATGAAGGCCGAAGGCATCGCGGCGCCCAAGGCGCCGACGTCGGCCTTCGAATCCACGTGGTGTGCATGGGGCTATGAGCGCGACTTCACCGTGGAACAGATCCTGGCCACGCTGCCGAAGGTGCGCGAGGTCGGCTTCCAGTGGGCCGTCCTGGACGACGGCTGGCAGACCAACGAGGGCGACTGGCAGATCGACCGGCGCAAGTTCCCGCGCGGCGACGAGGACATGCGTGCCTTCGTGAAGGCGGTGCGCGCCGAAGGTCTGCGCCCGCGCCTGTGGCTGGCACCCCTGGCCGCCGACCCCGGCAGCGAGGTGTTGTACAGGCACAGCGACATGCTGCTGCTGGACGAATACGGCGCCTTCCAGAAGGTCAGCTGGTGGAATGCGCTGACCCAGTGCCCGGCTTACCAGCCCACCATCGATTACTACGTCGCCCTGGTGAAGAAGGCGATCGGCGATTGGGGGTTCGAGGGCATCAAGCTGGACGGCCAGCACCTGAACGCGGTCGCGCCCTGCTACAACCCCGCGCACAAGCATGCCAGCACCCTGGATTCCTGCGAGAAGCTGCCGGACTTCTGGAATGCGATCTACCAGGCTGCGCACGATGCCAATCCCCAGGCCGTGGTGGAACTGTGCCCCTGCGGCACGGCGTTCGCCTTCCACAACCTGCCGGCGACCGACCAGTTCCCCTCCTCCGATCCGCTGTCGTCGTGGCAGGTGCGCAGCAAGGGCAAGAGCGTCAAGGCGTTGATGGGTGGCGGCAGCAGTTATGCCGGCGACCATGTGGAGCTGGCCGACGGCCGCGACGATTTCGCCTCCAGCGTGGGCATCGGCGCGGTGATCTCGTCCAAGTTCACCTGGCCGCGCGATACGCAGAACCCGACCGCACCGCTGCCCGAGGGCGGCTATGTGCTGACGCCGGAAAAAGAGGTGCTGTGGAAGAAGTGGGTGGCCCTGTACCGCACCCACATGCTGCCGCTGGGCGACTACCGCGGCGATCTGTACGACATCGGCTTCGACGCGCCCGAAACGCACGCCATCGCCAAGGACGGCGCCATGTACTACGCCTTCTACGCGAAGGAATGGAACGGTACGCTGGAGCTGCGGGGCCTGGGCGAAGGACGGTACCGCGTGCGCGACCTGTTCAACGACAGAGACCTCGGCACCGTCGACGCGAAAGCGAACACGCTGCGCGCGGGCTTCGACCGTTTCCTGCTGCTGCGGGCCACGCCGGAGACGGCCGCATGAGCACCGTGCAGACCGCGCCGCGCCGCCGCTGGCTGGCCTATGCCTTGACCACCGTCGCCCTGTGGGGCGTCTGGGGCGCGTTGGCCGGCCTGTCGGCGCAGCGGGGTTTCCCGGACACGCTGGTGTACTGCGTTTGGGCCCTGACGATGGTGCCGCCGGCCCTGTTCATCCTGTGGCGCGCGAACTGGCGGCTGGACCGTTCGCCACGCGCCATGGCCTATGGCATGGCCATCGGCCTGCTGGGCGCCGGTGGCCAGATGCTGCTGTTCAAGGCGCTCACCCTCGGTCCGGCCTATTTCATCTTCCCGATCATTTCGCTGTCGCCGGTGATCACCATCGCGTTGTCATTCGTACTGCTGCGTGAGCGCACCGGCTGGATGGGCGCGACCGGCATCGCCCTGGCGTTGATCGCCCTGCCGTTGCTGGACCTGTCCTTCGGCGCGGGTAGCCCACAGGGGCTGGGCTGGTTCGCCCTGGCGCTGATCATCATGGCCGCCTGGGGCATCCAGGCCTACTTCATGAAGCTGGCCAACCACACGGTGAGCGCGGAAAGCATCTTCTTCTACATGATGGTCGGCGCGCTGCTGCTGACGCCGGTGGCCTGGCTGATGACCGACTGGAGCCAGCCGATCAACATCGGCCTCGACGGTCCATGGATGACGGCGGCGATCCAGGTACTGAATGCCGTCGGTGCTCTGATGCTGGTTTACGCCTTCCGCTATGGCAAGGCGATCGTCGTGGCCCCGCTGACCAACGCGGGCGCGCCGCTGGTGACCGCGGCCCTGTCGCTGGTGTTCGCCAGCGTGGTGCCCGGTCCGCTGAAGATGGCGGGACTTGCCCTGGCGCTGGTGGCCTCGCTGCTGCTGGTGCTGGAACCCGAACGCGCCCCCGCCGCGCACGACGCCTGACCGGAACGCACGCATGCACGCCCTGCTCGACCTCGTCGCACGCCACAAGCAAGGCCACGCCCTCGGCGTGACTTCGGTCTGCTCCGCACATCCGATCGTGATCGAAGCCACGCTGCGCCACGCCATGGCTAAAGCATCGACGCTCGTACTGTTCGAGGCGACCTGCAACCAGGTCAACCAGGACGGCGGTTACACCGGCATGACACCGGCGGATTTCGTCGCCTTCGTCCACGGCATCGCCGAACGCGTCGGTTTC belongs to Pseudoxanthomonas sp. F37 and includes:
- the agaR gene encoding transcriptional repressor AgaR gives rise to the protein MSVTRDTSQRRLQISELVRQHGSVQVASLARRFGVSMQTVRKDLRYLAERGVMARAYGGAIDSSVVGTGPATEPHYEAKRTSHLDEKRRIGQRAAALVKAGDTIAIDSGTTAIQLAESLPNIDVTVVTNDFGVLGALAPKNNINIVMLGGELRRKNMAFYGGLTVEALDALHVDMLFLGVDGFDLERGITTHYEPEAMLNRKMVEAARVVVAITDSSKFGKICLHRIIPIAELNMLITDRSAPEDIVQASEHLGFELILA
- a CDS encoding amidohydrolase family protein, which gives rise to MGKAWRGVVLAALVGWTGAGVAHSMSASNAYGMDDFRRVPKFDAHVHANVDHPAFLQQAREDGFELMSINVDYPDFPSIADQRAAAIALAKADPARLHWATTFSMDGFGTPGWADRVNAGLAGAKAEGARAVKIWKNVGMIEKDAEGRLIMLDHPGLSPVAEQVRSLGLVLIGHQGEPHNCWLPLERMTTDNDREYFRNHPQYHMYLHPEQPSYDDQIAARDRFLAAHPRLRFVGAHMGSLEYDVDRLAAFLDRFPAATVDLAARMSQVQYQSLRDREKVRSFFIRYQDRLLYGTDLTVNPDTDPAEFRASAHAVWTADWRYLATGERQRVDTLDADVPGLALPREVIDKVYYRNAVRVFRTASPD
- a CDS encoding glycoside hydrolase family 36 protein, whose amino-acid sequence is MPPLGRRAVLKLAVGSTALAALPWMPGRALAVGGTAMTAQDALLSLQFDRALRTRVAYKGKALTPFQASEVLLLEDGGAIDTFAFSSEDRQPVTDARHGAGLRHVFTGVSEQGIEKQVAVTFFEHSPGLALIQVRYRNAGTQPVGVAGWRSAAHELGDAPGGFWSFSGTTHEDRRDWVQPLGDDFDQRNTLGMDASDYGGGTPVANIWRRDVGLAVGHVEAVPRQLDLPVRKTAKGASIAVEGRQAITLAPGQALATERTFLCAHTGDHFAPLVLYRDFMKAEGIAAPKAPTSAFESTWCAWGYERDFTVEQILATLPKVREVGFQWAVLDDGWQTNEGDWQIDRRKFPRGDEDMRAFVKAVRAEGLRPRLWLAPLAADPGSEVLYRHSDMLLLDEYGAFQKVSWWNALTQCPAYQPTIDYYVALVKKAIGDWGFEGIKLDGQHLNAVAPCYNPAHKHASTLDSCEKLPDFWNAIYQAAHDANPQAVVELCPCGTAFAFHNLPATDQFPSSDPLSSWQVRSKGKSVKALMGGGSSYAGDHVELADGRDDFASSVGIGAVISSKFTWPRDTQNPTAPLPEGGYVLTPEKEVLWKKWVALYRTHMLPLGDYRGDLYDIGFDAPETHAIAKDGAMYYAFYAKEWNGTLELRGLGEGRYRVRDLFNDRDLGTVDAKANTLRAGFDRFLLLRATPETAA
- a CDS encoding DMT family transporter yields the protein MSTVQTAPRRRWLAYALTTVALWGVWGALAGLSAQRGFPDTLVYCVWALTMVPPALFILWRANWRLDRSPRAMAYGMAIGLLGAGGQMLLFKALTLGPAYFIFPIISLSPVITIALSFVLLRERTGWMGATGIALALIALPLLDLSFGAGSPQGLGWFALALIIMAAWGIQAYFMKLANHTVSAESIFFYMMVGALLLTPVAWLMTDWSQPINIGLDGPWMTAAIQVLNAVGALMLVYAFRYGKAIVVAPLTNAGAPLVTAALSLVFASVVPGPLKMAGLALALVASLLLVLEPERAPAAHDA